The Mobula hypostoma chromosome 5, sMobHyp1.1, whole genome shotgun sequence region gtggtgtgcgagtgtgtgtgtaacacactgcccggggtggtgatagagacggggacatttacacagagtggtgtgcgtgtgtgtgtgtaacacactgcccggggtggtgatagagacggggacatttacacagagtggtgtgcgtgtgtgtgtgtaacacactgcccggggtggtgatagagacggggacatttacacagagtggtgtgcgtgtgtgtgtgtaacacactgcccggggtggtgatagagacggggacatttacacagagtggtgtgcgtgtgtgtgtgtgtgtgtaacacactgcccggggtggtgatagagacggggacatttacacagagtggtgtgcgtgtgtgtgtgtaacacactgcccggggtggtgatagagacggggacatttacacagagtggtgtgcgtgtgcgtgtgtgtgtgtaacacactgcccggggtggtgatagagacggggacatttacacagagtggtgtgcgtgtgtgtgtgtaacacactgcccggggtggtgatagagacggggacatttacacagagtggtgtgcgtgtgtgtgtgtaacacactgcccggggtggtgatagagacggggacatttacacagagtggtgtgcgtgtgtgtgtaacACACTGCCCAGGTTGGTGATAGAGACGGggacatttacacagagtggtgtgcgtgtgtgtgtgtgtgtgtaacacactgcccggggtggtgatagagacggggacatttacacagagtggtgtgcgtgtgtgtgtgtaacacactgcccggggtggtgatagagacggggacatttacacagagtcgtgtgcgtgtgtgtgtgtaacacactgcccggggtggtgatagagacggggacatttacacagagtggtgtgcgtgtgtgtgtgtgtaacacactgcccggggtggtgatagagacggggacatttacacagagtggtgtgcgtgtgtgtgtaacacactgcccggggtggtgatagagacggggacatttacacagagtggtgtgtgtgtgtgtgtgtgtgtgtgtgtgtgtgtaacacactgcccggggtggtgatagagacggggacatttacacagagtggtgtgtgtgtgtgtgtgtaacacactGCCCGGGGTGGTGCTAGAGACAGGTACTTTAGGGTCATTTATGCACATCGATGACAGTAAAATGGAGGACtatatgggaggggaggggtcagattgatcttggagcaggtctggggtatgttgtgggcatgcaatggtATGGTTTATTATCGCTTACGTCCTGaagtttgttttgtggcagcagtacagtgcaagatataaaaatactataagttaAATAAACATAATGTACACAAATGGTggtcatgggtttatggactgttcagaaatctgatggaggtggGGTAGAATTTATTCCTGATGCATTGAGTTTCGGTctgcaggctcctgtagctcctgcctgatggtagaaacgagaaggggacatgtcctggatggcgggGTGGACACTCCTCCCTTGAGGCACTGTTTCTCAGCGATGTTCCCATTGGTGAGGCGGCTTAAACCCGTGACTTCatcggctgagtttacaaccctcttcagCCTTTTCCAATCTCATGGATTGGcgcttaccagacagtgatgtaaccagtcaccGTTCATCTGTGGAAATTTTATGGAGTCTTTGGTACCccaccaaatctcaaactcctaatgaaggagTGTTGGCGGTGGAATGAGAAACGACTCTTGCGTGCTATATCTCTGTCgctgttaatgcaaacgacacatttcaaagttcaaggtaaatttacgatcaaagtacatatctgtcaccatatacaaacctgtgGTTCTTTTCCTTGGGggatactcagcaaatccaataacataatagaatcaaaaaGGGCGGGCAACCGGTGTGTGGAAGACAGCCAGCTGTGCAAttagaaagggaaaataaatatgtaagcaataaatattgagaacgtgtgatggagtccttgaaagtgagtccataggttgtgggaacatttcaatgatggggcaagtgaaactgagtgaagttctccccttttgttcaggagcctgatggctgaggggtagtaactgttcctgaacctggtggtgtgagtccggagccttcctgatggcagcagtgagcagacAGGATGAGCTGGATGgtggggtcactgatgatggatgctgttttcctgcgacactgctccgtgtagatgtgctcagtggaggacTGAATGTTTGGATATTCATGTGAtacataaattaatctgaatctaatGAAGTTTAGCCTCTGGCGGGTGTTCtccgtgattgcatcaatatgctgtgCCCAGGATAGACTCTGTGAGATGTTGGGCCCACTGCTGACCTCTGGGTGTGGCACAGATCCACCAGGATCCACAAACTGGCATTTACTCCCCCCAAATTTATTGATAAGCAGGGAGCCGTTCCCGTCGATCCTGGACTCTGGGACATGGGGATGTGGTCAGGATCTGAAAGTTAGAGCTGGGCGTTTGGGAAAAACATTAAGGAAGGACAGGTGACATTTGGAAGCCTGGGAATCAGTCTCACTTCTGTTGTCAGTACTGACTCTGTGGTGGAGAGAGTTGGAATGTTTTGGGAACAGAGGGAGAGGCAGGGACTGGAGATAGATTGGAAGGGGATTGATTTAAAACGTCAGcctttgaaaggcctggatagagtggttgtggagaggatgtttcctgcagtaggAGCAGTGGGATGTGTTACACCCCATtagtatggagatgaggaggaatttctttatccagaggtggtggatctgtggaattcattgccacagtggtcgtgggtacatttaaagcggaggttgataggttcttgattagtaaggggagaaggtaggaaaatggggttgagagggaaaataaacagccatgatggaatggtggagcattgGAACCGAACGTCCCAATTCTACTGCCCTGTCTCACGGCCAAGCGTGGACCTCCGCACACACCCACAGCACCCACCGACTAACGGACAGATAGCGGGTGTCTACAAGCAAATAGTCTTTAATGCTCTTGCTTTGCtgagccttccttgctgtcctgtCCGATGTTGTGAGCGGTCAGCACGGCAATGCTGCCGATGATAACGCCGGCACCGCCGACATCATAGGCGCTGACCGGTTCGCTGAGCACGAAATACTGAACGGTCATGGTGACGATGACCTCGGAATGGAGTAGGGCGCAGACCAGAGCCGGGTGCACCTTGGTGACTGCATAATTGGCGCAGAAGAAGGAGACCAGGGCCAGGAGGGTGAGGCCGACCACGGAGCACCAGGTGAGCGGGTCGGTGGTGACCACGGGCTCCTGGAGCAGGGGAACCAGTGGCGCGCACAGCAAGCTGCCCACAACGCCGAAGGTGAAGGCGGCCGTCAGCAGTTTGGCCGGGTGCGAGAGGGCGCGGAACAGGAGCAGGGCCACCGAGAGCGCCAGCCCCCCGAGCATGGCCAGCACATAGCCCAGCAGGTCAGCGAGGAGCTTGCCCCGCCGCAGCCCCGCCAGGTCGGGAGCCACGATGAGCGAGAGGCCGGCCGTGCTGCCCAGCAGGCCCAGCCAGTCCCAGCGGCCGAGACGCTGCGTGCCGAGGGCTGCGCTCATCAGCGCGGAGCAGAGAGTCGAGGAGCCTTTACGCACGGTGGTGGCGCTCCCGGCCGGGATCACCATGAACGAGCTGTAGGCGCAGCCGACCGACAACACGTTGACCACGGCGTGCGCGAAGATGGGTCTCCAGGCGGGTCGGGGCCCGAACAGCGGCAGCCCCCGGCACTTCATGGCGAAGGCCAGCCCTACGTGAAGAAGGCAGCGGAAGAGTAGGATCTCCAGCGAGGGCACCCGCGACGCCTGGTGGGCGATGCGGGCGAACGGCCCCACGAAGCCGGCTGGCACCCCGCCTCCGAATAGGGCCACCACCAGACCCCGGCCGCTGTCCGACAGGCAGCCGCCCCACCAGCCGCCTGACCCCTTGCCCGCCCCGCACTGGGTGGACGCCGCCTCTCGCCGCTCCTTTTGAGGCTCCGCCGTCTTCTGCATCGGGCTGAGGAGCCTCCGACAGAGGGACCTGGACAGAGGCAGAGGAGAGAGGGTCACGGAGTGATACAACACGGGAACCGTCCAGTGCCGAACGAGATTACCATCTGTGCTAGTCCCGTTTGCCTGCCTTGGGTCCATATCCCTTGAATCTTTACTGcctgtgtacctgtccaaatgtctcttaatgtTAGTAAAATTACCTGGAAGCACGTCCAGATGAggactgggtgaaaaagttgcctgtGAGATTTCCACCGCACTCTCTTAAACCGGTGCCCTGTAgtttttgattccccaaccctgggggaaAGAGTGTATTCACTCtttctgtgcccctcatgattttatacacctccataacATCGTCCCTCATTTGCCTGGGCTCCCAAGTAGTAAAATGCGAACCTCTCTCTATAACCCACTCCCTTAATTCCCTGCAATATTTTCATAAatctctctgtactctttccagcttaataaaATCTTTCCTACACCAAGGCAACCAAGACCAAGCACAATattacaccataagacatagaagcagaattaggctattcagcccattgagtctgctccaccattccatcatggctgatctcagatcccactcaactccaaaCACTATTCttgccataatctttgatgccatgaccgATCAGGAAGCTCTCagtttttgctttaaatatacccaccgtCTTGGCCTCCGCCACAGTTTGAGGCAgagctttccacagattcactcctctggctaaaaaaattcctccttacctctgttctaaagattggaggagggtgtgtagcggtgtgcctcagggatctgtactgggtccaatgttgtttgtaatatatattaatgatctggatgatggggtggtaaattggattagtaagtatgcagataatactaagataggtggagttgtggataatgaagtaggttttcaaagcttgcagagaggtttaggccagttagaagagtgggctgaaagatggcagatggagtttaatgctgaaaaatgtgaagtgctacattttggtagaactaatcaaaataggacatacatggtaaatggtaggtcattaaagaatgctttagaacagagggatctaggaataatggtgcatagttccctgaagatggaatctcatgtggatagggtggtgaagcaAGCTTTTGGTTTGCagacctttattaatcagagcattgagtataggagttgggatgtaatgttgaatttgtataaggcattggtaaagtTGAACAagtaggtctttattctttggagcgtagaaggttgagggggaacttgatagaggtatttaaaattatgagggggattgatagagttgacatggttagactttttccattgagagtagggaagattcaagcaagaggacatgggttgagaattagaggacaaaagtttaggggtaacatgagagggaacttctttactcagagagtcatggctgtgtggaacgagcttc contains the following coding sequences:
- the LOC134346242 gene encoding solute carrier family 35 member G3-like translates to MQKTAEPQKERREAASTQCGAGKGSGGWWGGCLSDSGRGLVVALFGGGVPAGFVGPFARIAHQASRVPSLEILLFRCLLHVGLAFAMKCRGLPLFGPRPAWRPIFAHAVVNVLSVGCAYSSFMVIPAGSATTVRKGSSTLCSALMSAALGTQRLGRWDWLGLLGSTAGLSLIVAPDLAGLRRGKLLADLLGYVLAMLGGLALSVALLLFRALSHPAKLLTAAFTFGVVGSLLCAPLVPLLQEPVVTTDPLTWCSVVGLTLLALVSFFCANYAVTKVHPALVCALLHSEVIVTMTVQYFVLSEPVSAYDVGGAGVIIGSIAVLTAHNIGQDSKEGSAKQEH